The sequence GTTAGAAATTGTTTTAGCAGCGATTCCACCAATTATTTCAATGCAATTTTCTTGAGTAAAACCAATTTCGAAAAAATTACTTAATGTTTTTTCATCAATATGACCTTTATTGATAATCAACTTTCTAGTAAAGTCTCTTAAGGTTTCCAATCTAGAATCAGCAATAGGCTTTCCGTTTCGTAATGATTCTATAACATCTTTTGGTACTTTTGTCATTTTCATTCCCCAACTATGAACAGCCATACAATAAGGGCTATTATTTTCATAACTTGTTGTCATTATTACAACTTGACCTTCTAAAAGTCCTAAACTAGATTTCCCAAGAAACAAGTCAAATGATTGATTATAAGCTTTGTATATAGATGGAGAAATAGCAAGTATTTTGTCTTGATTTGGTATAAATCCAAATTTATCTAAAACTTTTTTTAATAATTCTTTAGATTCCTCGGGTGCTGTTTCTGTTGTATGTTTTGTGAATGTCATTCGTAATTATCTGTTTGTTTTACTTCTGCATAAAGTGAGTTTGTTTAAAAACAACATCAATTTCAAAAATAAAGATACTTAATTGTATTTTTTAGTATTTTAAAAGAAGTATTGCTTACTCAATTTTAGTCAGTTATTTTAATTTAAGTTTGTTCTTTAAATCATTAAACCCACTCCATTTTGGACAGCTTTCGGAATATTCAAATTTATGTGCCCCATATTGAATTATGTTTTGAGAGAATGCTGTACAGATTGTGAATGGTTCGTTTGTATTTAAATTTATTAATTCAATTTCGTAAGCTTTTAGAAATTTAATTTCACGATTTTTAAGTTTTCGTTTTAAGTTATTATAATTTAAAAAATATTTATTTTTGATTCGAGTAATTATAATTTTTTCTCCACCAGAATTAAAGCAACCAGAATAATTATGAGTGATTTCTAAAGTTTCTCCATCTTTTATTGAATCAATTCCAAGATTGTAAATATCGATTGGTTTTGTATTTATTTCATCAATACAAAAATTTAAATAATATGATGTTTCTTCAAAGAGAAGAAATGATTCTGTTGTTTTCCAACCAAAATATGTTTGGTATTCTACACGATATTTACCATCAGCTAAATTATGTGAAGATGTAAAGTTTTTAAATTCAGTTATTATGCTATCATTGCATATTATTTTATATTCATTGTTGTAAACAGATTCATTT is a genomic window of Flavobacterium jumunjinense containing:
- a CDS encoding carboxymuconolactone decarboxylase family protein, whose product is MTFTKHTTETAPEESKELLKKVLDKFGFIPNQDKILAISPSIYKAYNQSFDLFLGKSSLGLLEGQVVIMTTSYENNSPYCMAVHSWGMKMTKVPKDVIESLRNGKPIADSRLETLRDFTRKLIINKGHIDEKTLSNFFEIGFTQENCIEIIGGIAAKTISNYVNIVAKTEVDEIMEQYKWSK